The Corvus moneduloides isolate bCorMon1 chromosome 4, bCorMon1.pri, whole genome shotgun sequence genomic interval ACCAGTGTTTTGCAGACAGGTCAAAACTAAAAAGCCTCTCTTCCACAGAGGCAATTATTCTCATCTAAATCTTCAGAAACTGTGTTCAGCCATATGACAAAAAGGGAGTGCAATGGTTTCCTACAAAACACAGTAGTTTTACTGCTTTCTTGGATTGAAGTTAAGAATccaaatgcctttaaaaaaaagtaattaccTTCTAATCTGTCATTCCCTATGCTTCAGGGATATGGCAGTATCacataaatgttaaaatacacAATTTTACCTTTTATCTGGACAGAGTCGAGTTAATGAAAAGTTTAGGAACACATTCATGCAGTGCATTAGCTCAATACATTTTGGGCTAATGTGCTGTAACAGCTTCTGTATTTTGAGCTGTCCTTACTAATGATCCGTGGCTCTCTAAAAGAAGCAGTGaatggcaaaataaaacccaggaTGGTCTAATCCAGTATTACAGACGTCACTGCAAAAGCACCACACGCATCAGCTGCACTCCGGGTCACTACTGCAAGAAATCTGTCCTTACACGGTTTTGGGGCCTGATTCACAACACCCTTTGCAAACAGTCCCATGGGattcagctgctcttcccacatCATGTAAGGACGGAGGGGATCATGCAGCACCAGGAACAAATCTGCCCTTCCAACCACAccatgagcagcagcagcagccagagcagctgagcctACCTGTGGCACAAAGGGCGATGAAGGTTTGTGCATGCTTCCGGATCAAAAGCAACTTGTCTTTAGGGAGAGGCACCTTCCTTAGGATGTGTTCAATGAAATCATGTGGGGTGACGGCTGCAAGGTTCCACTTCAActtccccagcaccaccagctcccATTCCTGCAGAGGGGGGACAGgcaaagcaaaagagaagaaaagccatAAGCAAGCCTGCAAAAAACCTCTGCTTATTTCTTATTATAACTTTATCACTGCTAAATTCGTTTTGCTCAAACCCTTTTTTCCATACGCCTCTACTGCTTTGAAGTTGTTgactttatattcttttttgttttttgaacacCAGAAATGTCAGGCTCTTCTGAAAATAATGAgacctggcagctcctgccaaggttttacttttttttttttttgtatccaGTGCTGAATACCCACCCAGAAAGTTTAGCCTGCAATTAGATATTGCCAAGGTCACTGTGGTCCTTCCCTAGTAACTTCTTTTAAATGGCTGTAGTCCTTACTTTATAGCCATTTAAAGCCCTAGGGACAGCCATGCACAAAAATAACCTAGATATACATTCCTTTTTTCAAAACTGGGGAAGTTGGCTTGATGGCATTCCCTCCCAAAACTGTATTCCAAAGGTCCCACAGATAAATCTGATGGTACTTAAACTACTCCAAGACAGGCTCTGCAGAAAGGAAACGCACACAACACAGCCAAGAAGTAGCCTGTGTAAATTATCTGCCAGTAAATCATGTAGGAGCCATTCCCAGATTCTTTGCACGCCCAAAACTCCCACTGCAATCAAAGGAAAACTTGGGTGTGTACGTAACTACCGGCCATTCCCTGGAATGGGATTCCATGTGCAAACAGCACCCGATCTCCAGATCCAGCCATGGGCTGCATGACCTGCATGTTTCAACATTTAAACTGAGTTCTGAACACCTTACAGTGCCCCACAGAGTGAGCAAAGTTTAGGCCTCTGACTCCCCTTTGTCTCATCCATCAAGTATTAGCTATTAACTAAATTCCACGCACTGATTCCCGACTCCTGATGATGCCTGATGGAGCCCAGCGTGGTGgggagccccagctgagctcACAGAGCTGgcaagtcaaaaaaaaaaaaaaaagtcctttaatTTTGCAGCCGAGGAGACGTCAACCAGCGTTGCTGAGAAACCATAAACATGGACCCCACAATGCCATTTCTGCAGCCGTTTCCCTGAATAGATGCCCACTTTAACAGCGAGTTACTTTCCTACGGACATTCCTGCTGGATTATGACAGAGCCCTCCATGGCCTGAAAAATCTCACATATATGCAAAAGGCTGCAGAAACcagacaggtttttttaatttctcgAGAAAACCTGTAAAATGTTGGAACAGTGTTGGCAATTATGCAAACTAAGGCCTTCTCTTCCCAGCATTACTGATGTGACAGGTTTTCAGAGTGAACAGTCAACCCAGAGGACCAAATACAAGGCAGCACTTTAAACACATCCTTAAATCCACATGGCAAAAGAAGGTAGGGACATCATTCTGCATATCTGCATATGGGGACCATGGCACttcccctgcctgtgccaccaACGGGACACCTCATGGCCCTGACAGCCAGGCAGGGTTTGAGGGCAAGGCTCTTTAACTCCGCGGAAGCACAAGCTCCCAACCCCAACCCCTCCCCAGGGGGAATTCCCAGTGATTCATAGGAAAAATTCTCCTGCAACTCGGATGGCTACAGCCATCTCTCTGACCTAGTATCCATGTCACCAAGGGGCCCTGATGCATGTCCAGCACTCCACATCATGATGTAAACATCACTTATTTCCTTCAATAATTATCAATTTGCTTCTGCTTCCACTGTGTCTGAactgagagaagcagcagacaCGGAGTGGTTTAACTGAGCCGTATCACACAGcatgggtcaggctggaagggaccacagtggggcACCTGGTCCCATCTCCATGCTCCAGCAcggccatcccagagcacagggcacaggattgtaCCCAGACAGCTCTGGAACATCCCCAGTGAGGCAGACTCCACACactctctggacaatctgttcagTGCTCGGTCATTGAacagtgaagaagttcttcctcgtgTTCCGGTGGAACTCCCTGGCCATCAGCTGGTGCCCGCTGCCTCTTGGGCACGGCCGAGCATCCCGGGCCCCCCCCCGGGCATCCCGGGGGCCCCCCCGTCCCCGGCTCCGCACCGCCGCGTGCCTGCCACCAGGTggcgccgccgcgccgcccgcccgcgcaCGTGCGCCCGGCGAGGTCCCCcgtggggacagcgggacacggcggggacacggcggggacacggcggggacacggccgggaCACGGCCGGGACGGACCCACGCCCGGCACCACCAACCCCAAAACCCGCGGCAGCGCCATGCCCACGCACGAGGCGGGCAGCGGCCGGAGCGCCGCATGGTACTGCCAGGCGGCTTCggaggacagggatgtccccGCGGGTGTCCCCCGCCCTCAGCGTTGACCCCCGAGACTTTCTGGCCGTTCAGAAACGCAGGAAAAGCGTGGGTTTTTCTAAAAGACAGGGGTTGGGTGGCGAAGTGCTGGGTGCTGTGCCAGCCAGAGAAAGCTGCTGTGCCGGAGAGGAGGGAGTAATGGGGCTGCTTACCAGCAGCTCTTGGGGTTTGATGGAATTGTCCGTGTATATGCACAGCTTCTCGGCTGTGAGGGGGATTGTCTCTTTCAGCTTGGAGGCCAGGAACATGCACACCgcccccagcagctgcagatggCACTTCCGAGTGGGCACCACAGCTAAGAATCTGTCCAAGTAATTCATGGCCAGAGGGAAAACTTCTTCTTCGCACTTCTGCTCTTCACAGACCTGCAAGTGAGGAGcgtggggagggaaggatggggCAGTCGGAGGGGAAACGGgggtgggaaaagagaaagagacaagaaggcaaaaataaataaatgagtgAACCCACCAAACAGACCACTACTTCCCTTGCTTTTGCTCctgctatttttgtttcccGGGGAGCTAAattttgggggagggggagatctctggagaggctgggaaggCTGTCAATCGGCTTTCACATTCCTTTAGTTCATTCAGTAAGAAATGAATTCAAGACACTGTGTGGGAGAGCCGAAAAGCCCCATCCAACAGCAAGCGAGCAGcctcagactttttttttttttttttttttgcgacccaatttttcttttttatttcgtcatattttcaaaaaatcgataaaaaatatcaaaacttCTCCGGAGGTCCCGATTTTGGGGCTGATGGCATCCCAGGACGATCCCCTATCGTTTCCGACAATTGCAAAAATTCCCCCGCCGcgtgtcccccagccctgcgCCCCCAATCCCGCGTTGGGGGGGAAGGACGGGAGACATAGCGAGGGCGAGGTGGGGTGGAGAGAGAGCCCGAGCCGCCTGGATCCTTTTAGCAGGCAGCGAGCAgcaaaattctttcaaaaatttaCCAAAAATCGGAGCCGCGGAGGAAAAGCACAAATCACACATGAAAACCAAGCGGGGAGTCTGGGCTTTCCAACCCAGGGGGTTTGGCTCGGGAAAGGTCCCCCCTAAAGGAGATCCGAAGGGGCAAAGGATGGCTGGTGGGGCCAGAGCAAGGCAGGCGAgccggcggggctgcgggccCGCTGCCGCTCTGCCTGAAGCCTCGGGGCGAACAGGGGGCTCAGCGCCCGCCCCACGGCCCCGACACACCGGGGGTCCCGTTccgcgggggcggggggcacTCCCGAGACCCCCGGAAAGGAGCGGGGGCAGCCGGGCTCGGCGCTTGCGAGCAGAGTCCGCATGCAGCGCAACATGGCGAGAAAAAGGCACGTCCTCCCCCTGCATACGTGGGCACGGAACCCTCGCCGGGCAGAACGCGGGGCACACGGGGCAGCCCCCGACCCTCGCCCTGCCCCGGGCgctgctcccttttcccaggaatgCCTCAATCTCAAGCGCTCCCGGAGGCggattttctttgcttttaattgcAAATGACTTTTCCAACTCTCTCCCCCCGCCAACACGCCGCgtttcctcccctcctgcaccccGCTGCCGGAGCCCCCCGGAAGGGGCGACTTCCCCCGCGGGCTGTCGGTGTCCCCCGCGCCCCTTCCCGCACCGGCTGAGCTCCGGAGGGGTACACGGAGGGGAGGGGATCGACAAGAAGAAGCCACACGGTGACCAGAAGAGCGAGGGGCTGCAAGGGGAGAGGGGCCGGGGTGCTGCCCGCGGCCGCTCTGCCTCCCCCCCGCTCCGAGGGGCCGGGGTGTACGAACCTCCAGCATCCAAGTGGCCACCATCCTCCTCATGAAGGGCTGGATGTCCTTCTGGACGCACTTGAAGTAGGAGCATTGGGGCAGATACCTTTCCTCTATGGTTAGTAAGTTGTGCAAAACGCGGTCATCGTAGAGCAAGTTCGGGTCAGGCAGAGCTCTCCTCATGGGATCCACCTcgcagcacagcagctccatgtTTCCAAAGAGATCTCCCTCTTTCTCTGAtgggaaaggttttttttcctttttttttcttcttttttttttttttttttttttttggaggggggaagggggtggggaaaggagaggggtAAAGGAGGAGGGGTAGGTGGGTGGGAGGAAGACGGCAGGGCTTTCCAGCTCGCTCCTGCCTCCCTTGAAACTTGTCTCTCCCTCTCTTGATTTCTAGCCTAAAGTTGAAGCGAAGTGACGCAACTCGCCAGGGCAGGCAGTTCTCTCTCTTGTTATTATGGAGAACAGCAGCTGGTCAGACGTAACATCaaacgctttttttttttttttttttttccctctctatAAGCTAACAAGGAACCAGGAGGCCCTCGTAtagggacacacacacacaaatgacagcttctcttttgcttttttccagcaACGAAATTAAACCCGCTCCACACTTTCCTTCTGAGGGAGCCCGTCCCGATCAacttccctccccttttcttATTGCAAGGAACTGTGGGCTCCCCTGGGTACCCACCTAGACGATGGGGGCGAAGTGTGAaatgccctggcacagcagggtgCCAGATCCATGTCTCGCTCTCCCTGCTCCGGCACCCCCTTAACCTGCAGCCGGCGGGGGACAGAGCTCTCCACTAAcagcaaaccccaaaaaaacccttgagGGGTGGGGGTTCCGCGGCGTCTTCGGGGTGAAATCTCCCAACCACCACGCTACTTCCGCCGGCACACATTCGTGTTTCGAGCAGGCGAACTGTCTTAGCGCTGCATGGCCACACTGATACAACTTTCTAGGAAACGCagcggagggagggaggagggagggagggaggagggagaaaaactggctggggaggaggggggaggtGAGAGATGTCCCGCACAGGGTGACTTCCACCCTGCTCGCACTTCGCCGGCAGTCGCTCCTCGCCTGCAAAATGTGACAACTTTGCGAAGTCTCTGCCGGCTGCGGCAGAGCAGAGGCTCCCGAAGGGGAAGGCGCTGCCagggcgggcgcggagcggccgcagccccgcgggGTCCCCCCAGCGGCTGCCCCTCAGCCCCCCGGCCGCGGCCGGCGCGGAGGGtgggccgggggcggcgggcacGGAAATACCGCCTTAAAACTGCGAGCGGGGACTTAGGGGCGCCGCTTCCCCTCCCGCTATTTGCATAGCCAATAGCTCTGGGGCTCTCGCCGCTGCGCGCTGATTGTTACCGGGCAGATTATATTTTAAGGGCGCATGATATCCCGGCATCGAGAGCAGCTTGGAGGGATGGCGGCGAGGGGGAGCCCCCTCACCTGAGCGCACCGCCGGTCCCGACAGCCGCACGGGCTCTGCCGGCCCCGGGGCAAGGCGGGCGAGCGACCGTCGTTGCCCGCGAGTGGGCATCGGCGCCGCCTCCCACGCCAGCCCTCGCCCTCCGCATCAGAGCGGACGGGAGGGGTGGGACCAGCTTCGCCGAGTCTTGCCGGAGttcagcagcagggctgccctggcaAAAGCTGGCTGGGACGCGGTCCCGCAGCGAACCCGCCCGTCGGAGCAAAGGGCTACTTGGGCAGCAAAAAGCCAGCGAGAATGTCGCCcgctctccccctgcccccctccGCCGGTATCGGGGGACAGCCGAGAGCAGCATCTCCCTACAAACTCAGCGCCGCGCACCCCTCGTCCCGTCTGCGATGCGAGCAGCCCTCGGGCGCAGCCGGGATGTGGAGAGCAGCCGGGCGCCGTGTGTGGCCCCGGCAGCCGAGCCACGGGTTACAGGGACCcgggcagagctgtgcccagcacgGCTCGCGTTTGAGGAGCGGCGAGGAGGGGGCACCCCCCGGCGCACGGCGAGGGCGGCGAGCGGGACCCGCTGCGGCGCACTCCGCAATGAAAGGCTCTTTAACTTCCACCATTCATTTCCCCTTCCTGGCCGCTCCTGCGAACAGGGAGCGTGTTGTGTCAGCGCACgttttccttctccaaactTAAATTCATAAGCGCTCCCGTCTGGCTTTGTAGACCGACAATGCAGTGATTGTGATTTATGTGGGTTTCGGGGGGGAAGACAACGGGTGTCCCGATTGTCCGTCAGCGACTTTCCGAAGTGGGGTGATGTCTGGGGCACGGCGGGGAAGGGATGCGgggccccccgcgccccgccaTGGGGCGGCAGCCGGGAGAGCAGCCGAGGGCACCGCGGGCGGGCCACCGTGCTGGACGTGTGATGGGGATGTCCcgttagggaaaaaaaaccctcgCTAAATCAATATTAAATGGAAGCGTGCCAGCTCTGCACGGGAGGTGCCGCTGATCTGCAGCAACGtcgtgaaaaaaaaaaaaaaaaggaaaaaaacccaaccaaaacacTTTCTCCCGATGCGACGGCTTTTATGTGCTCGGTGCCCGTTTCCAGTGGGGAAACACCGTCCCTGGGAAGCGCGACCGGGGGGCAGGGAGCCAGGGACCCGCGGCCGCGGAAGCCAGCCCTTCGCCTTGTCCCCGTGCCCACGGGCGCTACTGCATGCATTTGGAGGCAGCAGATGTTTTAACAGCCTCCGTGTAGAGATTACCGAGTGCCATATGTTAAATACCACCCTTCCTCcggaaaaaaaagaaaaaaagaaaaaaaaccaaaacaaacaaaaccaccaaaaaacccgACATCCCcccctcttaaaaaaaaaggcaaaaaaataataacaaaaaataatacaaCAGCAAAACCCACCCTTTTCGCACTCGCTCCCCTTCTTTAGCTGAGCTGCCTCACcctttttaaagcataaataGTTAAATCAAACATCGCGGGGATGTGCGCGGGCTGCGCTCCCGCGGAGCTgccgccgcggccgcggggGAACCGCGCTCCCGGGACAGCcgctcctccttcccagccctgcagccccgaGGGaagggggctgtgctgctcccaacCCCACCGCAGCCGCCGGGTGGCAACACCGCCGGCATTATTTAGGTCTTGGGACACTTCTGCAGGGCACCAAGTCGGTGTCACGGCTCCTCACCACGAACCCGACGCGCGGTTATCGTGTAATCGATAATATGTAATGATATTTTATTGGGCTCTGTTGGAGACCGCTGCAAagctcttggggttttttaataaatcctAAATTCGTCATCACTCctctttatttaatttcttttcccagcaaatCCCAGAGAACCATCAGGAAGGTGCTGCGGGGACAGGATGGGCTTCAGCTTTGCAGAGCAATAGACAGGGTGTGAGTGCGCCCGGCAGCCGcggggtttttgtttgtttaaatggCATAAGTATTCCTTCGCAGTGCTTGAAACCTGAAGGCTGGAGTGTGAAACATGAGAATCTGAAAGTGAAACCGACTGGAAGCCAAAAAAGAATCGGATGAACGTGTTTCCACTGTCCAGGCTGAGGAAAGCcctgaaagcaaacaaacaccatgaataataaaatgtgcaatatatttgaaataaaattattccgGCTTCAGTCACTGGAAATAGTCTATCttagtggtttggggttttaaaaatatatctggtTTTTAGCCATTTAAAGGTATATTACATAATTCCATGCTGTAAATTCAACAGGaaaaacatgataaaaaatatcttttatttcttcttggttttgatTAAAGACTAGGAAAGGATTTGAATAGCACAGGATCTGCTGCGTATCACCCATGTATTTTCAAGGAGTATTTTAAATGTACAGGTAGTTTTCAACTCTAAATAACTGTAGGGTAGCAGCTTTATGATTAACAGCCATATCCAACAACATAAGTACTGAGCAGGTGAAACATACCCTGTAATAAAACTATTCTTAACTTTAAAGGGTGATTTTATGCAGGCTCAGTAGTTAACAGCATTAACTATTGTATTCTGTGATTgattaacatatttttaataattgctCCTTTCTGTTTCGTGCAAACTTTCTTCTTTAACCTTTCTCATTCCTTAGTTACGCTTTTTCAGAGCAGTAATTAGAAACTGTGTTTGTGCAAAGAGTGCACGACTCCAGTCAGATTTCTTTATtaggtgggatgggaaaggagtaaaaaaaaaagctggtcATGTACATGGGTCTGATGTCTTATGCTGGAAGATTCGATAAATTCATCACATTTAGCCCAAAGAATTCCCAGGTTGACATTACTGCCTTATCTGGAGCACCGCGTCCTTTGCTGCCGCCGCGCTCCTCTCCTGGGGGGGCAGGGTGATAAGGCTGTGTTCGTTTACTAGAACAAGGAACAGGGAACAGGTGCCTCCCACACGTCAGGAAGTCAATGGAAAGTGACATTTTTTACCCTGGCATGCAGAACTGTACAGAAACACCGTCATTCTTttcttgggtttgggttttttctttttgcttttggagCAGATATTTGAAAGAGCAAGCACGATTCTGATAAATTACAGGTATGAACCACTGATATCTATTTCATCATTAATAATATGGTAGAATCTGAAGGTGACAatcccccctcccttttttttccttttctcctcactGCCTATGAAtcagcttccttttctgcttaAAACAGCTTTGCTGTTAACCTCTTGCATTCCCTACCTGCTGGCATGTTTGTACCAGTCCTTAGTTCAagcatgaggttttttttttcttttcagactgTTAGGAGAGATCAATAAAAGACTTTCTGCCCCCAAATCTTCAGCTGAGCTCCAATATTTAGAGCATCTTGCTGTGACATagcttccttccttctttcaaaAGCAATGCTCAGACTTTTCTCTGTGGTCTCTCAGGTGGTTCTGCTCTAACTAAAACAAACGTGGAGCTTCAattccattttatttgctttctgtctACACTGAGGCaaagattttatatttcataCGCATGTGTAGCATGCCCAGATCTGTACAAACAGGGAACAGGAAAGCAAGATGTTAAGAGGAAATTGCTCCTTTTatggggatttgggaagggCATATCTTAGTTGTCTTAACAGTGCTGTGAACTGCTAAATAATCACGGTATTTactcccaggagagcagctgtaTTTGAAAGGTAAGTGCATTGATTCTGTTAATCTGCAGTGAGAGAATTATCCTGCCACAGGTTCCCACACTGAATAGTTTGCTGAAACATATGAGGCATATATTGTCTGGCAAAGAACGAGGTGTTTTGTATGGAACTTCATCAAGGTGGGATTTTGGTTTGGAAGCCATGTGAATGACTGTAGGAGGGGGATAAGCTGGACCTCTCATTGTGTGCAAATGTGTAGAGAACATCCAAATTCTGAAAACAGGAGgatttttaaagggaagaaCAGCTTGTC includes:
- the CCND2 gene encoding G1/S-specific cyclin-D2 isoform X2, with the protein product MELLCCEVDPMRRALPDPNLLYDDRVLHNLLTIEERYLPQCSYFKCVQKDIQPFMRRMVATWMLEVCEEQKCEEEVFPLAMNYLDRFLAVVPTRKCHLQLLGAVCMFLASKLKETIPLTAEKLCIYTDNSIKPQELLEWELVVLGKLKWNLAAVTPHDFIEHILRKVPLPKDKLLLIRKHAQTFIALCATGRSSSYQYFQPMKPQEPRECHQQVVRAWGMFHDQSSLARGGGRKWRKRACADPSWHHSRAARGVALLSTSCRSVVLVVQALTSS
- the CCND2 gene encoding G1/S-specific cyclin-D2 isoform X1, producing the protein MELLCCEVDPMRRALPDPNLLYDDRVLHNLLTIEERYLPQCSYFKCVQKDIQPFMRRMVATWMLEVCEEQKCEEEVFPLAMNYLDRFLAVVPTRKCHLQLLGAVCMFLASKLKETIPLTAEKLCIYTDNSIKPQELLEWELVVLGKLKWNLAAVTPHDFIEHILRKVPLPKDKLLLIRKHAQTFIALCATDFNFAMYPPSMIATGSVGAAICGLQLDDGDSLTDLLAKITNTDVDCLKACQEQIEAVLVNSLQQVRQQQQQSNPSKTVDELDQASTPTDVRDINL